AGCTTTGATGGCTAGAGCTTGTTGAAGCTTCTCCTCCTACTCCACCTCCTCCATTCACAGTGAACTTTAATTCTGCAAACCCCACTTTACTTAACACAAAATTCAGTATTGCATCTACGTCCAAAGTGGGAAAGCTCAGCTTTGCTTCCCGGAGTCCATTGACAACACCTACTATGTATGTCATCTGTTGAGGCGGCACTAGACCATCTGGGAGTGACCATGCAACCCTATTACCCTTATTTAAGGTTGCAATTAGAGTTTTCAGTATATCAAGAGCAGGAAAGCTTTTCTGTGCTTCAGAGAGTCCATCCACTATCCCCTCATGGAATATCGCCATCATAGGATCTCTTCTCTGTAAATTTATCACATGACTAGAGTTTGAACGTAAAGCTTCTTCTACATCTATAGGTCGATTAAATCCAGTATTTACAGGTACCAACGCGAGATCGCCAAAGTGAATTATCCTACCACTCTTATCTTCCTGAGCGTCTAAAAACTGTTTCAGTAGGGATTTATCATCTAGTGCTTTGCCTTGTGATACATCCTTAGCCTCCCTCGACATCTGCTCCAGATTTTGCAATAGAACATTCATTTGCTCCATAGCAAATTCTTTATCTTCAAAGTTATTATTTTCGAAGCCTCCCATTTGGAGCAAAGTATTTACATATGTGTCTTCTAGGCCCATCTCTTGTATCTTCTTCCTTATCTCCAACATAGGATCTCCACCAGTAGGTACTATTGTGGGTGATGATATGTTGTTGGCTATCATATCTGAGATATACCTTGGGTCAGGACACACGAACTGCACATCTTCCATGTTGGTTTCATTTTTGTACTCGAAAACACCCCAATTACTTAATGTCATGGTTGATGGGGCTTCATATGAAACCTGCACTTGATTCCAATCATGCACTAGAAATTCATCAAGGCCCTGCCACTCCTCTTCGCTGAACAAGAGTCGTAGATCGCAGACTAGTACATGTTCTGCTTCCATTCTGAAGCTGTAGCAGCCTTTGCGAGGCACACGTTTTCCATTGATGACCAGTTGGAGCTCAACAAGTTGATGCCGAGAATTTCTAGATGCTCCTTTCTCTTTACTAAACAACAGCGCTAAAGCAACAACAGGGAACTTCCCACGAGTCCAGAAACGTGGATTTCCTCGTTTGTCCCTCCAGTCAAACCAGTCTGGAATCTCAGTTGGGTGCATCACAACTTCTAATCCCGGTATCTCTTTTTTCACCTGTCATATAAGAAGAAGCTTCCACACTTACACTAAAATAAAtaaggagagaaagagagaaatgagagatatgatatgtgacgtgattggaaaataagtttaaaaaccGGTTTTTTGAATCTGAACCAGTTTGACAAAACTTAAAACAGTTTGGGAGTATAAAAAGTGGTTTGGTTCATATGAAAAAAACCATATGATTAGATTTGAATTGGATGTTGACTGgattttcaaaaatccaaactATGCACACCCTTACTAAGCACAAGCAATAAAGCAATAACATACCAGAAACCATAACATGTCTAATGTCTCTCTAGTTAAAGAGCAGCAGTCTCTTGCATCCACTTTTTGAATAGTAGATGGCAACTCTGAAATTTCTTCAAGCTTCTTGCAAAGATGGACATTAAGAATTCTCAAGCTTGTGCATTCAGGAATTTTCTGAAGCTCCTTGCACTCACTCACATCAAGACTTGTCAAGTGAACACACTCTTTAATGCATTCAGGGAGGGATACAAAGTTGTTATCCAATGCAATCAACTCTTCTAAGTTTGGAAAACATTTGAGAATTGCATCAAAATCTTCATCCGATAAACCACCACTTTCAAAATACAATGATTTTAAAGTTGAAGGACCATTGGCAGCTGCAGGGCTACGTGCAAAGTTTCTGAAGGATTCTCGAATGTTAGAACATCCTCCCAGTTTAAAAGTGACAACATTCTTTAACATGAATAAGCTATGTGGAATATATCTGAGTTTCCTGCAACCTATCATCTCTATAGAAGCAAGACCAGTAAGGTTACTGATAGAATCTGGCAGCTCTTCAACAACAGTATTTTTTATATCTATCTTCACTAACTGGTTCATCTTGTACACTATCTCTGGAAAATGTTTTAGTCTTGTGCATGAATTAAGGTCAAGGACTTCCAGAGATGGTAAATGCATGCTTCGCGGGAAATCTGTAAGCTTACCGCATCCAGCAGCACTTAAGTGAGCAAGTTTTTGGAGCAATACCACAGATTCATCAACCTTGATTAGGTTCTTGCAATAGTCAAGTCTTATTTCTATCAAATTTGGAACTTCAGACACACTAGGCATTGCAGTGATACATTCATTATGTGAGAAGTTCATGGTGGCCAGACTTGGAAATTTCTGCAAAAAGAAAAAGCCATCCAAATGATTAATAATTATTAGTATGTTTATGTGATTAACAAGTGAAGTTATTGTTAAATTTAAAACTGAAACAATAAGGATATATAGAAACAAGCTATTACCTGAAATGGCTTTTCCAGTGTAAGACAACTTCTACGCAAATTGAAGACAATGATTTTCTCCGGATTGAATTTTGGCGGGAAGGACTTTGAAGGGAACTCCTCCCAATCAAGCACCCTTAAATGATTTGGAAGATCTTTGGGCTCTGTTGAAAAGGACGTATTTCGAACAATGAGAATTCTGAGGCATTTCATCTTTCCAAAGGCGGTACCATTACACCCTACTTTTATTCGTTGGGGAGGATCAAGCATTACCCCTTCAATTTTATCACTTCCCTTCAATAAAGTTAATGAAAATAACATCAGTTCCAATTAGTTTTTCATATTGTCACCAATGACATATATAGActacaatatataaataaataaaaacagaagTTGATGATTCTTACCAAATCTCCAGTCAATACTTTAGTAACATCTTCATGCGACCATAACCTACTTCGTTTTCCAGGATTTTCTGGTGCCTCATCCCGAACAATCTCTCTACCCATATCTTGAATTAGGTCATGCATATTCAAACAACCATCTTCAAAAGTTAGGAGAGATTTTCTACCAAGTATATGAATATTTCGCAGTGCATATAGTTCCTTTAGTATCCTTTTAACATATTCTATTCTCTCCCCTTTGAAGAAGCAAGCTATATCCAAGAAAACTTGCTTGGCATTGGGCTCCAATCTTTCATAGCTTATTTTGAGAACGTCTTGAATCCGAGGATTCAGATTCATCTTGTATATATTTAATACACGCTCCCAATCTTCTTGACTTGATTCAGTGCGCAAATCGGAGCCTATGACTTCTAAAGCCAATGGAAGACCTTTTGCATAACATATTGCACGGGAAGATATATCTTCATAACCAATTTTAGGATCCTTATTCCCAAATGCATGATGACTGAAGAGCTGAAGAGATTGTTCATCATTAAGTTCCACcatcttgtaagactttttaacTTGATGATGACGTAGCAAATTTTCATCCCTAGTTGTTATGATGATTATGCTACCCGAACCAAACCAATCACATCCACCTACCAAGTTATTCAATTGTTCTATATCATCAACATCATCAATAACCAGAAGAATTTTTTTCTTGTGAAGCCTGCGTTTTATTTCACGACTTCCTGCACTTGTACTGCCCAACTCAGTTTCTAGCACTTCAGACATCTTTAATAATAGAGTCTTCTGTAGATCTTCTGGGCCATTGGCTTTTTTTGATTTCTCTTTAACATTGGTAATAAAACTTGAGAATTCAAATTTGTCCACAAAATTGTTATACAAAGCTTTAGCAAGTTCAGTTTTCCCTATACCACCAAGTCCGTATATTCCCAGCATGCATACATTATCATCATCAGCCTTCACGTCTATGAGTGACTGCACCTCTTTCATGCGTTGCTCAAGTCCAAATGTGTGCTTAACATGAAGGCGTTTAGAAGCTATCTTAACATAAATCTGATTAACAATCTTTTCAACAAAAATTGTTTCAGACCTACAAGAATACAACACATCATTAGTTAAATTGCAGGATTTATTTCATTAGTGTAATAAGCGTAGTCACTCGATAAGAAATATAAAAACATAATTATTACATAAAATCAAAAAAAGATCAATGTCATTCTCAATAGATTTTTTTCTTCACAATGCAATAGTAAATATTACACATACCCTTATATAGTGATTTATTCATATTTTGACTTTAAGAAAAGATCATTGTCTGGAATTAACTATTGATATGTATAgaaagagtagagaagagagaagttgagtagagagaattaaatgagaaataaagtacatttagaggttgtttggtaAGATAAAAAGAGAATAGAGATGGAGGGGAGAGTGTTACTTTTTGCCTTTAAAAACAATTATTTCTAATTTAAAACACCTTATGGCAGTTAGAAGTTAATTACTGGCGGTCTCAAACTGCTAGTAAAGTGCAAttgggagagagaaaaaaagtcAAATAAAGTACGAAAAAACGTGATTTCTAGCGGTTTTGATCTAATTAGAGGTTTCAGACCGCAAGTAAAGTACGAaactctgaaaaaaaaaatcaagcacTCACCCATCTCTCTCCAATTTGGAGACACCAAAAAAGTGGTGGGTCCCACCACTTTTTCTCCACCCTATCTTCCTCCTCCCACTcaccaaacacacatacttCCTAATCTTTCTCTACCCAAACCTccctctaccaaacaaagcagaaatgaAATGAGACATTGAATGTGGACTAAAGTGTAGTTTAAGCTTGTTCACCATGCGATGAGATTAGTTATAGCTTAGTAATTAGCCAAATCAGCATAGTTAGTTACAGCTTATCTGAGTTAGCATTGTTAGTTACTAGATGATAGTTATTCTGTAATAAGTTAGTTACTGATGAACAAACTATTAGAGATAAATAGGCATAATACGGGATATTCCTTTGTAATTATTCAACATATTTTGTAATATTCCTTAGCATATTTTGTACTTTTCCTATTGTAAATAACATTGTCTACCTCATgcacaatttgtggtgagagttATCATATATTACATGGTATCAAGTTTTGGGCCGCCACCATTCTTCCATTCTCTCCAGCTGCTGCCTTAAAATACGCACCACGCGCCTCGAAATTCGTGTTGCGTCGCCTTGTAATCTGTGCCAAACAGCCGTCAGACACGTGCCTGACAACCACCAGATCTGTCCTCGGCGTCGCCGAAAAGCTCCTCTTGTTTTCTGTGCGTGCAGCCAAAACAGTCCTCGTGCTCCACGCCTCCACCGACAACCTGCTCTCTTTCCGTGCTAGCCGCCGCCACAGACCTCGTGCTCTGCGCCGCCCAATAACAAACTCTTTGCTTTCCATGCGCGCAGCGACAAATTACATTGGATTCCGTGCGCCTCCTTTTTCTTGCGCAAGATATTGCACGCCGTCAATTCTGTATAAGATATCGTGCGCTGCCGTTTTCCTGCACCATATTCCGCGTCGCCGTTTTTCTCCTCAAATTTCAGCGCCTTGACTTTTGAAGGTTGACCGAAGACTTTTGATTGTTGACCAAAAACTTTGACAGTTGATCGGAGACTTTGACCTTTGACTTTTTCCAGACATCGTTTACTGTTGGCTTTTCCAGTCGTTGTTGATCGTTAAGTTTTTTGGTCAATTGTTAACTTTTCCATCAAGCAGTTGATTTTTCCAGCCTAGTTGACTTTTTCCCTTTTCTACTTTGGTGCATATGATAACAGTGAAACTCAAACCTGATAATTTCCTTCTCTGGCGTAAACAAGTTACCGCTCTTCTTCCGGATCAAAACCTGTTTGATATGGTTGATGCAACAATTGATCTCCCGTCAGAGTTTGTGCTGCAGACTTTTGCACAAACTGTCTCCCCAACTTTGCGTAATGGTGTTCCCATTCCAAATCCTCTTTTTGCTCAATGGCAGACTCGCAATCATAATGTCAACAATCAACTTCTTTCCTCCCTGCATGAGGAGGCCTTATCTGAGATTGTCAGTGCAACCAAATATTCTGGCATTTTTTGGTCAATTGTCGACTTTTCCATCAAGCAGTTGATTTTTCCAGCCTAGCTGACTTTTTCCCTTTTCTACTTTGGTGCATATGATCATAGTGAAACTCAAACCTGATAATTTCCTTCTCTGGCGTAAACAAGTTACCGCTCTTCTTTCGGATCAAAACTTGTTTGATATGGTTGATGCAACAGTTGATCTCCTGTCAGAGTTTGTGCTGCATACTTTTTCACAAACTGTCTCCCCGGCTTTGCGTAATGGTGTTCCCATTCCAAATCCTCTTTTTGATCAATAGCAGGCTCGCATTCGTAATGTCAACAATCTGCTTCTTTCCTCCCTACATGAGGAGGCCTTATATGAGACTGTCAGTGCAACCACTACTCATGATGTTCGGAATGCTCTAAACTCTGCTTATGTTTGGCGTAGCAAGGCACATGAACTGCATCTCCGTGATGAACTCAACCTCATGCGAAGTGGTTCTCTCTATGTTTCTGAGCACAGACGAAAATTCTGCAACACTTGTGATCAGTTGGCGGCTATTGGTGCACATGTGGCTAATGATGACAAAGTTCATTGGTTTCTTCGTGGTCTTGGCCCCTCATATGCTAATTTTTCCACAAGTCAGCTTGATCAAGTACTCTGCCTTTATTTACTGATTTCTTTGTAAGGTCGAGAGCCATGCTATTTTTTAGGCTTTTCTTGAGGAATCAGTGACCCCTTCGCCCTGTTGTCTTCCATGCGAGTAATCAGACTCGCTCTTTTGGCAATCAGTCTTCCCATGGTGGTAACTGTGGAAATTCTGGTGGATGTTCCTGTGGTGGAAACCGTGACAACTCCAATGGTGTATCTCGTCAGCGTCGCAACAATGGTGGTTCTGGTCGCCATGGTTCCTATACTCCTCGGTGTCCAATGGTCCTTTGTTTTGTCCATTTGGTGATGTCTCAGATTCCTTGCCAGTTCCTCATGATGATACACCACCTTCGTCGGCTCCTGCTTCTACAACACCGAGAGCCACTCCTCCTACTGTGGCTCAGGCTCCGCCTGCTTCACCGCCGACCACATCTCCTGCTGTGGCTCAGGTTCCCCTTGCTCTGGTTGTTTCTCACCCGCGGACTCAATCTCAGAATGGTATTTTTCGGCTAAATACATGTAATGCCTTGGTTCATGCTTAGCTTATTGGTCTTCTCACTGCTTTGCATACTGTTACTGATCCAAAGGGATTCAAATTTGCTATGAAGCATCCTCACCAGTTGGCAAGCATGGAGGATGAACTTTCTGCTCTTCATAAGAACTGCACTTGGACTTTGGTTCTTCGTCCTTTGACTACAGATGTTGTTGGCAGTATATGGTTTTTTCGCAGAAAATTCAAAAGTAACGGGGTTGTTGAGCGCTTAAAAGCGTGTTTGGTAGCTTAGAGTTTCACGCAGATTCCAGGGTTTGATTACTCCCTTACTTTCATTCATGTTGTCAAAGCGACTACTGTACGCCTTATTTTATCTTTTGTCGTGCTTAATGGTTGACAGCTTCATTAGTTGGATGTAAAAAATGCTTTCCTTAATGGTCATCTCACTGAAACTGTTTATATGGAACAACCCCCTGGTTTTGTTGATAGTCATTTCTGGACTTATGTGTGTCGATTGAACAAGGCTCTCTACGGCCTCAAACAagcgcctcgtgcttggtttcAACTATTGAGCTCGTTTCTCATGAGCTATGGTTTTGTGTGAAGTCGGGCTGATCTATCCTTGTTCTTCTTCTACAAAGGACGTATCACTCTATATCTTCtcgtgtatgtggatgacatcatTCTTACTGGTAGCAATCCCTCTCTTCTGACTCAGTTTATTGTTCGTCTCAATGCTGAGTTCGCCATTAAATATTTGGGTAAGCTTGACTACTTTCCTGGTCTTGAGATCACTTTGACTGTTGATGACTTGTTTTCGGGATAGGCCAAATATGCTCATGATTTTACTTCCCGTGCTATGATGCTTGAGGTCAGTCATGTTTGGACGCCCGTGGCTGCCGGTTCTCATCTTGTCATCTTTGGTGAGGCTTACTCCAATCCTACAAACTATCGCTCTTTGGTTGTGGCCTTGTTGTACATGACTATTACTCGTCTTGACTTATCTTATGTTGTTAATATGGTGAGTAAGTTTCTTCAGGCTCCAACTGTTGACCACTTTCAGACTGTTTAACGTATTATCTGTTATTTATGTGGCACAAAAAACATTTCAATCTTACGTTTCGTCGTACCTCTTCCCCCGCTGTTTTCTGTtatagtgatgctgattgggctcgCTGCATGAACACTCCTCGCCCTACTTATGACTATGCTATTTTTCTTGGTGATAACCTCTTGTCTTGGAGGGCGAAGAAACAACCTATTGTTGCTCGCTctagttgtgaatctgagtaTCGAGCTATGGCTAATACTGCTTCTGAGCTAGTTTGGTTACTTAATCTTCTTCACGAGCTTCGTGTTCGGTTGTGGGAGACTCCTCTTCTTATCAATGACAACCAGAGTGCTTTGTTTATGGCTCAGAATCCTGGTCCTCATAAGCATGTCAAACACATTGATTTGGATTGTCACTTCATTCGCGAGTCGGTTGCCTCCGGTCAATTAATAGCTCGCTATGTCCCTACTTCACTCCAActtgctgatattttcactaaggatTAAGGTGTTGCCTCGTCCGTTGTTTGAACTTTTTAGTTCCAAgcttcaagttggtcttaattCAATGCTAAGCTTGACGGGggtgttagagataaataggcATTATATCCTACGTGATATTCCTTTATTATTATTCAACATATTTTGTAATATTCCTTAGCATATTCTGTACTTTTTCTATTATAAACaatattgtctacctcacacagAATTTGTGGTAAGAGTTATCACATCTTACACTAACATTcagacttcagaagaagaagaatgaaaatctgttctctttcttttcttcaagcTGTTTTACAACTTCGTTGATCTTCTTCCATTTATGGGtttcaatttaattttatgGTATTAGAGCTTCGATGCTAGGACTTTTATTCATGATGTCGTCGAGACCACAAGGTTCTTAGAATAATCAATAACAAAAGGAAATGATTCCATCTGATCATCCATTGAAAAATGCTTCAAGCCACTACTATTTTCCTCCATGAATTCAGTTCTCAAAGGATCGAATTACCATTTTAGGCACTTCTATGAAGAGAGCGACTATCGAAATGAACAAGTAGAGATTCCTCGATGGCAGCAtttaggtagcgtttggaaACATAACAGAACAGGACATAATAGAACAGAACAATACGGGatggaacaggacaataatgtCATGTACACTGTGTTTGGTAAATACATCACGAACAGATCAGAACCATAAAGATAATTACACATATACCCCtattatttattgttttattaaGCTTTTAAAATTGTTTTCCATTGAATATTGTTTCGTATATACTGTGTATATTATtttaaaggctaaaaagcatttttgacccctgatgttttaagtttgtgcaaattctgccctactctatttttgtcgacgtttctacccctcatgttttcaaacagtgcatcgtctacccctctgtCAGTCAgactttctcaggagaggttcctgagtggattggagagatgaagaggagtatatgaagttgatgatgatcaaagaaatgatataaattaaatttgcttgatttatatatcaattatgtatgtaactgaattggttaaatgc
This portion of the Lotus japonicus ecotype B-129 chromosome 3, LjGifu_v1.2 genome encodes:
- the LOC130749512 gene encoding disease resistance protein RUN1-like, giving the protein MAGKSHNFTYDVFISLRGEVLRDTFIECFLKELMQKGIKTFIDDEIMEAGDVISPAVSKAIEESKVLIVVFCVNYASSTRCLDELYKIYSRRIGYEQHVFPIFYLIEPTVVRHQTANYAEAMTAHEERFGQSSEKVETWRLALNGICQISGHHASNRSETIFVEKIVNQIYVKIASKRLHVKHTFGLEQRMKEVQSLIDVKADDDNVCMLGIYGLGGIGKTELAKALYNNFVDKFEFSSFITNVKEKSKKANGPEDLQKTLLLKMSEVLETELGSTSAGSREIKRRLHKKKILLVIDDVDDIEQLNNLVGGCDWFGSGSIIIITTRDENLLRHHQVKKSYKMVELNDEQSLQLFSHHAFGNKDPKIGYEDISSRAICYAKGLPLALEVIGSDLRTESSQEDWERVLNIYKMNLNPRIQDVLKISYERLEPNAKQVFLDIACFFKGERIEYVKRILKELYALRNIHILGRKSLLTFEDGCLNMHDLIQDMGREIVRDEAPENPGKRSRLWSHEDVTKVLTGDLGSDKIEGVMLDPPQRIKVGCNGTAFGKMKCLRILIVRNTSFSTEPKDLPNHLRVLDWEEFPSKSFPPKFNPEKIIVFNLRRSCLTLEKPFQKFPSLATMNFSHNECITAMPSVSEVPNLIEIRLDYCKNLIKVDESVVLLQKLAHLSAAGCGKLTDFPRSMHLPSLEVLDLNSCTRLKHFPEIVYKMNQLVKIDIKNTVVEELPDSISNLTGLASIEMIGCRKLRYIPHSLFMLKNVVTFKLGGCSNIRESFRNFARSPAAANGPSTLKSLYFESGGLSDEDFDAILKCFPNLEELIALDNNFVSLPECIKECVHLTSLDVSECKELQKIPECTSLRILNVHLCKKLEEISELPSTIQKVDARDCCSLTRETLDMLWFLVKKEIPGLEVVMHPTEIPDWFDWRDKRGNPRFWTRGKFPVVALALLFSKEKGASRNSRHQLVELQLVINGKRVPRKGCYSFRMEAEHVLVCDLRLLFSEEEWQGLDEFLVHDWNQVQVSYEAPSTMTLSNWGVFEYKNETNMEDVQFVCPDPRYISDMIANNISSPTIVPTGGDPMLEIRKKIQEMGLEDTYVNTLLQMGGFENNNFEDKEFAMEQMNVLLQNLEQMSREAKDVSQGKALDDKSLLKQFLDAQEDKSGRIIHFGDLALVPVNTGFNRPIDVEEALRSNSSHVINLQRRDPMMAIFHEGIVDGLSEAQKSFPALDILKTLIATLNKGNRVAWSLPDGLVPPQQMTYIVGVVNGLREAKLSFPTLDVDAILNFVLSKVGFAELKFTVNGGGGVGGEASTSSSHQSFPPLDVETTLSNVLLGMRAHEEMKSPMKVGEASTSAQYQGNNSDQVLQIQRNNPQEEEERRMEVILLKGMRDGLVEAQNMFPTIDIDTIMAATLEKGMRFQLPPVPAECGKLLSTPEMKRYVEGIINALQEAKLSFPTLELMAILDPLLNKAATMAIFSSGMRKGLVEAKKSFPTLDIEATMNIAACNITRFEGTPVPESEVEKLELEKMVYKYGIINGLEEAKLSFPSLDVEAIVSNVLGMRGGHEEMKSPMEVGESSTSAQHQGNNSKSTLSGLDLQKDSGKEGCKKHKKLAAVLTERGEELLGLYDAEIEAFQKSQESDHDLMSAVYFQGVRDGVLEAHALLLALDDMDKVTDPQHVTPDDEAPSRSANSSGKEGCKGVTKLAAVLKGRGEELQGLYDAGIEAFQNSQESHDLMNAVYLSGQRDGVFEAHTILLALDMDRTL